In Streptomyces nodosus, one DNA window encodes the following:
- a CDS encoding discoidin domain-containing protein, producing the protein MPPARKRTLRPTAPLIAGALTIGALVLPAQTEAQAAGSVVKVTGSQGNWQLTVDGSPYQLKGLTWGPSAADAERYMPDLASMGVNTIRTWGTDASSRPLLDSAAAHGIKVVAGFWLQPGGGPGSGGCVDYVTDTSYKNQAMSEFTNWVSTYKDHPGVLMWDVGNESVLGLQNCYSGDQLERERDAYTGFVNDVARKIHGIDPNHPVTSTDAWVGAWPYFKKNAPDLDLYAVNAYNAVCDIKSAWQQGGYTKPYIVTETGPAGEWEVPDDANGVPQEPTDQAKADGYTRAWGCITGHQGVALGATMFHYGTEYDFGGIWFNLLPAGQKRLSYYAVKRAYGKDTSHDNTPPVISDLTVEGGAGSVQAGRDLTLAVRATDPDGDRISYEVLDNSKYIDQSSQLNSRSFTDLGGGRLRVTAPDRPGVWKVYVKATDGRGNVGVETRSIRVVPPQVNGVNVALGKPATASSYQTGGGDCPCTAANAVDGKLDTRWASDWSDPQWIQVDLGAGTTFTHVQLVWETAYAKGYTLQTSDDGQNWRTVREVTDGNGGVDDLDVTGTGRYVRVNATARGTAWGYSLYEFGVYK; encoded by the coding sequence ATGCCCCCAGCCCGCAAGCGCACCCTCCGTCCGACCGCACCCCTGATCGCCGGCGCCCTGACGATCGGCGCCCTCGTCCTCCCGGCCCAGACCGAGGCCCAGGCCGCCGGCAGCGTGGTCAAGGTGACCGGAAGCCAGGGCAACTGGCAGCTGACGGTGGACGGAAGCCCGTATCAGCTCAAGGGTCTGACCTGGGGTCCGTCCGCCGCCGACGCCGAGAGGTATATGCCCGACCTCGCCTCCATGGGCGTCAACACCATCCGCACCTGGGGCACGGACGCCTCCAGCAGGCCCCTGCTGGACTCCGCGGCCGCCCACGGCATCAAGGTCGTCGCCGGCTTCTGGCTGCAGCCCGGCGGTGGGCCGGGCAGCGGCGGCTGCGTCGACTATGTCACCGACACCTCGTACAAGAACCAGGCGATGAGCGAGTTCACCAACTGGGTGTCGACCTACAAGGACCACCCCGGTGTGCTCATGTGGGACGTCGGCAACGAGTCCGTCCTGGGCCTGCAGAACTGCTACAGCGGCGACCAGCTGGAGAGGGAGCGCGACGCCTACACCGGCTTCGTCAACGACGTCGCCCGAAAGATCCACGGCATCGACCCGAACCATCCCGTCACCTCCACGGACGCATGGGTCGGCGCATGGCCGTACTTCAAGAAGAACGCACCCGACCTCGATCTGTACGCCGTCAACGCCTACAACGCCGTCTGCGACATCAAGTCGGCGTGGCAGCAGGGCGGTTACACCAAGCCGTACATCGTGACCGAGACCGGACCCGCCGGGGAATGGGAGGTGCCCGACGACGCCAACGGTGTTCCGCAGGAGCCCACCGACCAGGCCAAGGCCGACGGGTACACCAGGGCGTGGGGCTGTATCACCGGGCACCAGGGGGTGGCCCTCGGCGCCACCATGTTCCACTACGGCACCGAGTACGACTTCGGCGGCATCTGGTTCAACCTGCTGCCCGCCGGGCAGAAGCGGCTGTCGTACTACGCGGTGAAGAGGGCCTACGGGAAGGACACCTCCCACGACAACACCCCGCCCGTCATCTCCGACCTGACCGTCGAGGGCGGTGCCGGCTCGGTGCAGGCGGGGCGTGATCTCACCCTCGCGGTCCGGGCCACCGATCCCGACGGCGACCGGATCTCCTACGAGGTCCTCGACAACAGCAAGTACATCGACCAGAGCAGCCAGCTGAACTCCCGGTCCTTCACGGACCTCGGTGGCGGCCGGCTGAGGGTCACGGCTCCGGACCGTCCGGGCGTCTGGAAGGTCTATGTCAAGGCCACGGACGGCCGGGGGAACGTCGGCGTCGAGACCCGGTCGATCAGGGTCGTCCCCCCGCAGGTGAACGGGGTCAATGTGGCGCTGGGCAAGCCGGCCACCGCCTCCTCGTACCAGACCGGCGGCGGCGACTGCCCCTGCACCGCCGCGAACGCCGTCGACGGCAAGCTGGACACCCGCTGGGCGAGCGACTGGAGCGATCCCCAGTGGATCCAGGTCGACCTCGGCGCCGGCACCACGTTCACGCATGTACAGCTGGTCTGGGAGACCGCCTATGCGAAGGGGTACACCCTCCAGACCTCCGACGACGGGCAGAACTGGCGCACCGTCCGCGAGGTGACTGACGGCAACGGCGGCGTGGACGACCTCGACGTCACCGGGACCGGTCGCTACGTCCGCGTCAACGCCACGGCACGCGGGACGGCTTGGGGCTATTCGCTCTACGAGTTCGGAGTCTACAAGTGA
- a CDS encoding DUF1996 domain-containing protein, whose protein sequence is MPRRSKTLSGTLIAGALLLTSFGLAGIATSAGAPVPGSDADAAFSATHSGHTMAVSTAASIEDPDGDGYIPANPPVTGVEPSTANPPHRYFHEFQANCSASHHAPDDPIVYPQQPGKSHDHTFMGNTTTNANSTTASLDAGGTTCVVPGDKSGYWVPTVYNGNKEVLPVGPQTIYYKTGVADYTSVRPFPKGLRFVVANPMQSADDFRHSPGFVEGWECGDSYFNVDFPASCPNRADVQLNIRFQAPSCWDGKYLDTPDHRSHMAYPVVRPGTNDNMCPADHPVALPMIEFKMAFPVNGDMSQVRLASGAAWSYHYDFFNAWDDATLKAMVDHCIVGGLQCNARGYDEAHPEAGAALDANYQLPKH, encoded by the coding sequence ATGCCACGGAGATCGAAGACCCTCTCAGGAACGCTGATCGCGGGCGCGCTGCTGCTGACCTCGTTCGGCCTCGCCGGCATCGCCACCAGCGCCGGTGCGCCCGTGCCGGGCAGCGACGCGGACGCGGCGTTCAGCGCGACCCACTCCGGCCACACCATGGCGGTGTCGACCGCCGCCTCGATCGAGGACCCCGACGGCGACGGCTACATACCCGCGAACCCTCCGGTCACCGGTGTGGAGCCGTCCACGGCGAATCCGCCGCACCGCTACTTCCACGAGTTCCAGGCCAACTGTTCGGCGAGCCATCACGCGCCCGACGACCCCATCGTCTATCCGCAACAGCCGGGCAAGTCCCATGACCACACCTTCATGGGCAACACCACCACCAACGCCAACAGCACCACGGCCTCCCTGGACGCGGGCGGCACCACCTGTGTCGTGCCCGGGGACAAGTCGGGCTACTGGGTGCCCACGGTCTACAACGGCAACAAGGAGGTGCTGCCGGTCGGCCCGCAGACGATCTACTACAAGACGGGCGTCGCCGACTACACCAGCGTCCGGCCCTTCCCCAAGGGGCTGCGCTTCGTGGTGGCCAACCCGATGCAGAGCGCCGACGACTTCCGGCACAGCCCGGGCTTCGTCGAGGGCTGGGAGTGCGGCGACAGCTACTTCAACGTCGACTTCCCGGCCTCCTGCCCCAACCGGGCCGACGTCCAGCTCAACATCCGCTTCCAGGCCCCCAGTTGCTGGGACGGAAAGTACCTCGACACCCCCGACCACCGCAGCCACATGGCCTACCCGGTGGTCAGGCCCGGCACCAACGACAACATGTGCCCGGCCGACCACCCGGTCGCGCTGCCGATGATCGAGTTCAAGATGGCGTTCCCGGTCAACGGTGACATGTCCCAGGTGCGGCTGGCGAGCGGAGCCGCCTGGTCGTACCACTACGACTTCTTCAACGCCTGGGACGACGCCACCCTCAAGGCCATGGTCGACCACTGCATCGTCGGCGGTCTGCAGTGCAACGCCCGCGGCTACGACGAGGCACATCCCGAAGCGGGAGCGGCGCTCGACGCGAACTACCAGCTCCCCAAGCACTGA